In the Brachyhypopomus gauderio isolate BG-103 chromosome 4, BGAUD_0.2, whole genome shotgun sequence genome, one interval contains:
- the rasal1a gene encoding RAS protein activator like 1 isoform X4: MAKNTSLYFRIVEGRNLPAKDVTATIWKNLNPFWGEEYTLHLPMGFHTLTFYVMDEDTISHDDVIGKISLSKEVLANQSKGLDNWLNLTRVDPDEEVQGEIHVALELHKDAQTTCLHCHIIEARDLAPRDITGTSDPFTRILYKKLSAETSVIKKTRFPHWDETLDLCLDDADEFELGSITLEVWDWDMVGKNDFLGKVEIPMSCLHRTPLLQGWFRLLPLGNSEDDAGLEKDNHCRERKSDTKREREGKLGALRLKVRLAEDRILPSLCYQPLVDLLMEAVVSPAEFSFCQVEDLTPLTLLEEVTTVESRQDIAMTLVKIYLGQGLVVPFLDYLNTREVHHTTDPNTLFRSNSLASKAMEQFMKVAGMIYLHEVLKPIINRIFEEKKYIELDPCKIDLNRCRRISFKGSTSEAEVRESSVGMLQMYLTNIIEAIVNSVSQCPLAMRMVFKQLHKRVEEQFPEPENEDVKYLAISGFFFLRFFAPAILTPKLFHLRDHHADTRTSRTLLLLAKALQSVGNLGLQLGHGKEQWMAPLHPIILCSVASIKDFLDKLIDVDHDAVCEVPQRAVYAPSVTVKEGFLQKHKPEGPQLLKRFAFKKRYFWLSSETLSYAKTPEWQTRSSVAIQSVCAVERVDENAFQVQNVMQVVTQDPEGQLHTMYLQCKNVNELNQWLSAIRKASIYNEHMLSSFHPGAHHGNKWTCCLQSDRTALGCSRTHSAVTLGDWSDPLDPDAEAQTIYKELLQGKDKLRKQYLERQEIQAPEQKETVVEPSMPSDKVGESIEHSERFRAVVSRLLDVVVDLECAHTSFQQKEKEEASSLILP; the protein is encoded by the exons GTCTAGATAACTGGTTGAATCTGACACGTGTGGATCCAGATGAGGAGGTTCAGGGAGAGATCCACGTGGCCTTGGAATTGCACAAAGATGCCCAGACAACCTGCCTGCACTGCCATATTATAGAGGCTCG AGACTTGGCCCCTCGTGATATTACTGGTACATCAGATCCCTTCACCAGAATTCTCTACAAAAAACTCAGTGCTGAGACATCT gtCATAAAGAAGACACGATTCCCACACTGGGATGAGACCCTGGACCTATGCCTGGATGATGCAGACGAGTTTGAATTGGGCTCTATCACTCTGGAAGTCTGGGACTGGGACATGGTGGGAAAGAATGATTTCTTGGGAAAG GTGGAAATCCCCATGTCTTGCCTGCATAGGACTCCTCTGCTACAAGGCTGGTTTCGTCTGCTACCACTGGGCAATTCAGAGGATGATGCTGGGTTAGAGAAAGACAATCACTGTAGAGAGCGAAAGAgcgacacaaagagagagagaga GGGGAAGCTTGGAGCATTGCGACTGAAAGTACGCTTAGCTGAGGACAGGATTCTTCCTTCTCTGTGCTACCAGCCTCTCGTAGATTTGCTTATGGAAGCTGTCGTCTCACCTGCAGAG TTCTCTTTCTGTCAGGTAGAGGACCTAACCCCACTAACTCTGCTGGAAGAGGTAACCACAGTAGAAAGTCGTCAGGATATTGCAATGACATTAGTGAAGATTTATCTTGGCCAGGGCCTAGTTGTGCCGTTCCTGGACTACCTCAACACTAGAGAAGTGCACCACACAA CGGATCCAAATACGTTATTTCGCTCTAATTCTCTGGCCTCCAAAGCTATGGAACAATTCATGAAG GTTGCTGGAATGATATATCTACATGAGGTTTTAAAGCCCATAATCAACCGCATCTTTGAAGAGAAAAAATACATTGAGCTTGACCCCTGCAAGATAGACCTCAATCGCTGCAG ACGTATTTCATTTAAGGGATCAACATCTGAagcagaggtgagagagagcagcGTGGGAATGCTGCAGATGTATCTAACCAATATCATAGAGGCCATTGTGAACTCAGTTTCCCAGTGTCCCCTTGCCATGAGAATGGTTTTCAAGCAACTCCATAAACGGGTAGAGGAGCAGTTTCCTGAGCCTGAAAATGAG GATGTGAAGTATTTGGCAATCAGTGGGTTTTTTTTCCTCCGTTTCTTTGCACCTGCAATTCTGACTCCTAAACTGTTCCACCTAAGGGACCACCATGCAGATACTCGTACAAGCAGAACCCTGTTGCTGCTTGCAAAg GCACTGCAGAGTGTAGGAAATCTTGGGTTGCAGCTGGGTCATGGTAAAGAACAGTGGATGGCtccactgcatcccatcatCCTTTGCAGCGTGGCATCCATTAAAGATTTTTTGGATAAGCTGATTGATGTAGACCATGATGCTG TGTGTGAGGTTCCACAGCGTGCAGTGTACGCACCGTCTGTGACAGTAAAGGAGGGGTTTCTGCAGAAACACAAACCTGAAGGACCCCAGCTGCTCAAGCGCTTTGCCTTTAAGAAACGCTACTTTTGGCTCAGCTCAGAGACCTTGTCCTATGCCAAAACCCCTGAGTGGCAG ACACGCTCCTCTGTTGCcattcagagtgtgtgtgcagtggagAGAGTAGATGAAAATGCCTTTCAGGTTCAGAATGTAATGCAGGTTGTAACCCAAGATCCAGAGGGCCAACTACACACCATGTACCTGCAGTGCAAG AACGTCAATGAACTGAACCAGTGGCTATCGGCCATCAGGAAAGCCAGTATCTACAATGAGCACATGCTGTCCTCCTTCCACCCTGGTGCCCACCATGGAAACAAGTGGACCTGCTGCCTACAGTCAGACCGCAcag caCTTGGCTGTAGTCGTACTCATTCTGCAGTGACTCTGGGGGACTGGAGTGATCCTTTAGATCCAGATGCTGAAGCTCAGACCATTTACAAAGAGCTGCTGCAAGGCAAAGACAAACTTAg GAAGCAGTACCTGGAGAGACAGGAAATACAAGCTCCTGAGCAAAAAGAGACTGTAGTGGAGCCAAGCATGCCATCAG ATAAAGTGGGAGAGTCCATAGAACATAGTGAGCGTTTCCGTGCTGTGGTATCTCGGCtcttggatgtggtggtggatttGGAATGTGCCCACACCTCCTTCCAGCAAAAGGAGAAAGAAGAGGCGAGTAGCCTCATCCTGCCTTAG